Proteins encoded within one genomic window of Thunnus albacares chromosome 13, fThuAlb1.1, whole genome shotgun sequence:
- the si:dkey-250d21.1 gene encoding uncharacterized protein si:dkey-250d21.1, producing MTDCCAAANCDYRQGESDKTAPLFSFPLDQERCEQWLNNCHRQDLASEPPEELHRLYRLCAKHFEPSMISHQSASSCVLREDAVPTIFDFTTPVNNQSTYNRKRARDPSEEEPASVKKTKENTATPEVTEETREYSGENSVTPDQQNDKQTQEDVATSKAKETLKVYFKEILALTGFSINGANINTDEPIGGARGQQSLNRICVEKIDKKEILQFGEDLMREEIQNSLRLARFFSILLQDVTSIEGKDQIPVFIRSVTVAGFPQKHLVGFLPCDVDAENLFYMLLSELRNKWGLRMEHCRGLTYLVTGSMCQKMRDLTCRILQEFPQVVLSPSDPYAFNIWIIRCMPVPAIQNVADTVEEVASLLRRAPELCKRLEGKIQMTYGHMKGEVDRIKAALSVNWEYGTDAFQTMLDILEPFLNCINEMISKVDEDTAEQMAKLKPVLKNFNFIITLVVLKNTLCCVSILNSSLRGIISISSTLQYTISNALKLVSKYQQEIAIFHRKWFSDAVGRAKKLGVEVTKPEMDQGDTTEIPLEDFYRETLGRPILQYLVAEVKRVFSTEMVRILRWLSLVPSYMADHNFSIRRDKVADANLNNLARPDTFYEELGCWEVKWRHASKRRILPTTVFATLKIPDIGFYPNVQSLLRVLGTVPCVNAEADVYGQYHMVLERCHSYLRATPEEQRQCSMAYLYVNQDVHFNVEQMAESYAQKHPDILQLLQMDDDTKEKPPQVATHGNHAEKDTEEELQLINLEMDAERLVEMKCAETDREALKSALQAAVTAAYSSQNKQSEVSPNQDGEVEYVTKSEMKEVLTVCENAVREGILLEVGSSFFSIFIDRVVKFGEKDYLPLFLRFVDSFDVMRLELMGFLETDLDCDAMVQRLLEIVTVEWHLDLNNCRGQAYLGSGDVSYKLKAFACKVQEKYPLAISTHCSSYSFNTWWSKSIPVPAVKRALDTFEEVVMFFGSSDTLEKQLDHVIAFGLRESYEKVQELQGKFCSLWQEKHDSYEVFVQMLEPLVECLEKIKNNPQRWKAIVSERAGALLHKVMEFDFIIAMVVLKNASSFTRELSAGLQKDHFSAASQLCQISGIVATLNRVKTNMKVFHQNWFDEACAMAQSLRVQIEVPETSLPRDGMMKPVGFYKDGLSVPLVDNLINAVKDHFSEDHKEALNFLSLVPCSVTVSYMFESLKSKPPLYSSDLPDADNFFTELCCWRVTWKTKVASVTIPGSIFHTLRLPLMQYFGNINALLRIMSVLPSTALEDCGVVMRHKKFQDYLRNTNPKDRSPCLAMLEVGTDFRRDLDRMVTQCLKVTPQALEGICLDNESKSFIRNSDNNMEVDCVKEEDDEPKIQQSPDKNEDHDMKTADENGHTGDNRQSLARVFRLAALLGKKNSSFSDLSEEEQELFIQELSMCHWFRREGKCTPSISEAETVKLLIEGIRDVILKEIQESPFFSLITDKPVKIADKTHLPVFVRYVGESAPKVELMGFLPFDENGHVDTQARKLAKILTEEWGLPMSHCRGQAFMHLGSGYQSLKKMSLDFLKSYPLSVVTPSESCGLAHWLAGSVPCPSVAKMLDITEDLLLFFDESPCLEGQLAQAVDGLLNMPREALEEIPETCCSRWKKREDFFDILADTLEGILSCLDAVSSNATGAKSMHAQVLSTALRNMDFIVTLVILKNACAPLRNCSTVFRCGNPADILCEVEKIPSIIETLNKMLENVSTVHSSWFEQAFQLATKVAPEQVCFSEESNSYESPEIYYRENLSIPLLRSLIDEMKYSFSDSHLKALSVLSLLPSCNPQPILSESTDKPFSLYLTDLPEPEAAEQEINAWATVWREKYQDVAPPTSIAETLVHPESKSHPAVTLLLRLVAVLPSVSIECDLMKTTLNSMRDLLRNTVCKGNRTVHVMLLSHYATLQRLPEVIGKCIEVDPESSLSLSQVMDTLERLKLDCGSIEVKPVAPTESHVSGVAEKPVDGEVKSADTEVILEAVQGLRTPVSFYETQQREEILKDLWDSQFFTVITEQAVEIDSVLYVPLCIRYLNKEDIQCEETLAFIPFSEDPVVLADAIETALSEKWGLNMEYCRGQALLSVGEIGAQMRAVSLVIAKKYPQAIRTVSSAWSLNVWLAKSSPAEEAADGAVLIGKILHWLTEDARRQNKLEDMIIHVFQHNEGKGNELRDKLIKNWEKSHDMHEVMVQILEAVSLCLNELKGEGSASDQQQALQFFSAIRNFEFILSTVVQKNVLSVTKKLSQSLQGKPLDMLLAVNNLPDLKASLSKLKSDIDTHHKAWFEEAVALASKLHVTMLHSVLLEPLSEFYKDSVSMKVVEHSIAEIDDLFTEKVMDTLRCLEIVPYAMSKVETSILSGLVFRLYKEDLPDQGSLHTEMKLWKEKWLDPLAGYLPTTVLDTLKTSQIRSYSNIETLLRLQVILPFSRRESNFRQGKRSLQEFIQQEKRSLTELHPL from the exons ATGACTGACTGCTGCGCCGCAGCCAACTGTGATTATCGACAAGGGGAATCCGATAAGACTGCTCCACTTTTCAGCTTTCCTTTGGATCAGGAGCG cTGTGAACAATGGTTGAACAACTGTCATCGCCAAGATTTGGCATCAGAACCTCCTGAAGAGCTGCACAGGCTGTACAGACTTTGTGCGAAGCACTTCGAGCCCTCTATGATCTCTCATCAG agTGCCTCCAGTTGTGTCTTAAGGGAAGATGCTGTTCCAACAATCTTTGACTTTACAACGCCTGTGAATAATCAATCAACCTACAACAGGAAACGAGCTAGAGATCCT TCGGAAGAGGAACCTGCTTCTGTGAAGAAGACAAAAG aaaacacagcaacaccAGAAGTGACTGAGGAGACAAGAGAATATTCCGGAGAGAACAGTGTAACGCCTGACCAGCAAAATGATAAACAAACTCAAGAGGATGTAGCCACCTCCAAAGCAAAAGAGACTCTTAAAGTCTATTTCAAGGAAATCCTGGCACTGACCGGATTTAGCATCAATGGTGCAAACATCAACACTGACGAGCCAATTGGAGGCGCAAGGGGTCAGCAGTCTCTCAATCGTATCTGTGTGGAGAAAATTGACAAGAAAGAAATCCTCCAGTTCGGTGAGGACCTCATGCGAGAGGAGATCCAAAACAGCCTCAGATTGGCACGATTCTTCTCCATTCTGCTTCAGGATGTGACAAGTATAGAGGGAAAGGATCAGATCCCAGTTTTCATCAGGTCAGTCACAGTAGCTGGGTTTCCACAGAAGCACCTCGTTGGGTTCCTACCATGCGATGTGGATGCAGAGAATCTGTTTTACATGCTTCTCTCAGAGTTACGAAATAAGTGGGGGCTGAGGATGGAGCACTGCAGAGGACTCACTTATCTGGTTACAGGCAGTATGTGTCAGAAAATGCGAGACCTTACCTGCAGGATTCTGCAGGAGTTTCCACAAGTGGTTTTATCACCAAGTGACCCATATGCATTTAACATATGGATTATTCGCTGCATGCCTGTGCCCGCCATTCAGAATGTTGCAGACACTGTAGAGGAGGTGGCTTCATTACTCAGGAGAGCACCAGAGCTTTGCAAGAGATTGGAAGGAAAGATCCAGATGACATACGGGCATATGAAAGGAGAAGTGGACAGGATCAAGGCAGCTCTCAGTGTGAATTGGGAATATGGCACCGATGCCTTCCAGACCATGCTGGATATTCTGGAGCCATTCCTGAACTGCATCAATGAGATGATTTCAAAGGTGGATGAAGATACTGCTGAACAGATGGCCAAGCTCAAGCCAGTTTTAAAGAACTTCAATTTCATCATCACACTTGTTGTTCTGAAGAACACCCTCTGTTGTGTGAGCATACTCAACTCAAGTCTCAGGGGAATAATTAGCATCAGCAGTACCTTGCAGTACACAATTTCCAATGCCTTAAAGCTGGTAAGCAAATATCAACAGGAGATTGCAATATTTCACAGGAAATGGTTCTCAGATGCAGTTGGTCGAGCAAAGAAGCTGGGAGTTGAGGTCACGAAACCAGAGATGGACCAAGGAGACACAACTGAAATCCCACTGGAGGACTTTTATAGAGAAACTCTGGGCCGGCCTATCTTGCAGTATCTTGTTGCAGAGGTGAAGCGAGTGTTCAGCACAGAGATGGTGAGGATTCTCAGATGGCTCTCATTAGTGCCATCTTACATGGCTGATCACAATTTCAGCATTCGCAGGGATAAGGTAGCAGACGCCAACTTGAACAACCTTGCAAGGCCAGACACATTCTACGAAGAGCTTGGTTGTTGGGAAGTGAAGTGGAGGCACGCAAGCAAGCGCAGAATCCTTCCGACCACAGTGTTTGCTACACTGAAGATTCCAGATATTGGGTTTTACCCGAATGTGCAGAGCCTGCTGAGGGTCCTGGGCACTGTTCCATGTGTAAATGCAGAGGCAGATGTGTATGGCCAATACCATATGGTACTGGAGCGTTGCCACTCCTACCTGAGAGCCACACCAGAGGAACAAAGACAATGCAGCATGGCATATCTCTATGTCAACCAAGATGTGCACTTCAATGTTGAACAAATGGCGGAGTCATATGCCCAGAAGCATCCAGACATCCTGCAGTTGCTGCAAATG gatGATGACACAAAAGAAAAGCCTCCCCAAG TGGCAACCCATGGAAACCATGCTGAAAAGGACACTGAAGAAGAATTACAGCTCATAAACCTAGAGATGGATGCTGAAAGGCTCGTGGAGATGAAGTGTGCAGAGACTGATAGGGAAGCTCTTAAATCTGCTTTGCAGGCTGCAGTGACAGCTGCATACAGCAGTCAAAACAAGCAGAGTGAAGTTTCTCCTAATCAGGATGGAGAGGTTGAGTATGTGACCAAGTCTGAAATGAAAGAAGTTCTAACTGTGTGCGAGAATGCAGTCAGGGAGGGAATCCTCCTGGAAGTGGGGAGTTCATTCTTTTCCATATTCATCGACCGTGTTGTGAAGTTTGGGGAGAAAGACTATCTTCCGCTTTTCCTTAGATTTGTGGACAGTTTTGATGTCATGCGCCTGGAGTTGATGGGATTCCTAGAGACAGATCTTGATTGCGATGCTATGGTACAGCGTCTCCTGGAAATAGTAACAGTCGAGTGGCATCTTGATTTGAATAACTGCAGAGGGCAAGCATACCTAGGCTCTGGTGATGTTTCCTACAAGCTGAAAGCTTTTGCTTGCAAAGTCCAAGAGAAGTATCCTCTTGCTATTAGCACACACTGCTCTTCCTACTCTTTCAACACATGGTGGTCAAAATCCATCCCAGTGCCTGCTGTTAAAAGAGCCCTGGATACATTTGAAGAAGTTGTGATGTTTTTTGGCAGCAGTGATACTCTAGAAAAACAGCTAGACCACGTAATAGCCTTTGGTCTTAGAGAGAGCTATGAAAAGGTCCAAGAGTTGCAAGGAAAGTTCTGTTCCCTTTGGCAAGAAAAGCATGATTCTTATGAGGTGTTTGTGCAGATGTTGGAGCCCTTGGTCGAGTGTCTAGAGAAAATCAAAAACAACCCACAGAGATGGAAAGCCATTGTGTCTGAACGAGCTGGGGCACTTCTCCACAAAGTAATGGAATTTGATTTCATCATTGCCATGGTGGTCTTGAAGAATGCTTCCTCCTTTACCAGAGAACTGAGTGCAGGTCTCCAGAAGGACCACTTCAGTGCTGCATCCCAACTTTGCCAAATCAGTGGTATTGTGGCCACTCTAAACCgagtaaaaacaaatatgaagGTGTTTCACCAGAACTGGTTTGACGAGGCCTGTGCGATGGCACAAAGTCTAAGAGTGCAGATTGAAGTACCTGAAACCTCTTTGCCAAGGGACGGCATGATGAAGCCAGTTGGCTTTTACAAAGATGGCTTAAGTGTGCCCCTGGTGGATAACCTTATCAATGCTGTGAAGGATCATTTTTCAGAAGATCACAAAGAAGCTCTCAACTTCCTTTCCCTGGTTCCATGCTCAGTTACAGTGAGTTACATGTTTGAGAGCTTGAAGTCAAAGCCTCCTCTCTACAGCAGTGATCTTCCGGATGCTGACAACTTCTTCACAGAGCTGTGCTGTTGGAGAGTAACATGGAAGACCAAAGTTGCCTCTGTGACCATCCCAGGTTCAATATTTCACACATTGCGTCTGCCACTCATGCAGTACTTTGGGAACATCAATGCACTGCTGAGGATTATGTCTGTGCTGCCCAGCACAGCACTCGAAGACTGTGGTGTTGTAATGCGCCACAAGAAGTTCCAAGATTACCTGAGGAATACAAATCCCAAAGACCGGTCCCCGTGTTTGGCTATGCTGGAGGTGGGCACAGACTTCCGCAGGGACCTGGACCGCATGGTGACCCAGTGTTTGAAGGTTACTCCACAAGCCTTGGAGGGTATCTGTCTG GACAATGAATCCAAAAGTTTCATCAGGAACTCTGACAACAATATGGAAG TGGATTGTGTCaaggaagaagatgatgagCCCAAAATTCAGCAATCTCCTGACAAGAATGAGGACCACGACATGAAAACAGCAGATGAGAATGGGCACACAGGAGATAATCGTCAAAGTTTGGCGAGGGTATTCAGACTGGCCGCACTGCTGGGGAAAAAGAATAGCAGTTTCTCTGACCTCTCAGAAGAGGAACAAGAGCTTTTCATCCAGGAGCTTAGCATGTGCCACTGGTTCAGAAGGGAGGGCAAATGCACACCATCAATCAGTGAGGCTGAAACGGTGAAACTACTCATAGAGGGAATCAGAGATGTCATACTCAAGGAAATACAGGAATCTCCATTCTTCTCACTTATTACAGACAAACCTGTCAAAATTGCTGATAAGACGCACCTACCTGTTTTTGTTAGGTACGTTGGAGAATCTGCACCAAAAGTCGAGCTCATGGGTTTCTTACCATTTGATGAAAATGGTCATGTTGATACACAAGCAAGAAAACTTGCAAAAATTCTCACTGAAGAATGGGGCTTACCAATGTCTCACTGTCGAGGACAAGCATTCATGCACTTGGGCTCAGGATACCAAAGCCTGAAGAAAATGTCTTTGGATTTCCTCAAGAGCTATCCGCTCTCTGTTGTGACACCAAGTGAGTCTTGTGGCCTTGCCCACTGGCTGGCAGGAAGCGTGCCTTGCCCCTCAGTAGCAAAAATGCTGGACATCACTGAAGACCTGCTGCTGTTCTTTGATGAATCTCCTTGTCTGGAGGGACAGTTGGCACAGGCTGTTGATGGGCTTTTGAATATGCCAAGAGAGGCCCTGGAGGAAATTCCAGAAACATGTTGTTCGAggtggaaaaagagagaggactTCTTTGACATACTTGCTGACACATTGGAGGGCATCCTCAGCTGCCTAGATGCTGTCAGTTCTAATGCTACAGGTGCCAAGTCAATGCATGCACAAGTTCTCTCTACCGCTCTGAGAAATATGGACTTCATTGTCACCCTTGTGATTTTGAAGAATGCTTGTGCTCCTCTTCGTAACTGTAGCACCGTCTTCCGTTGTGGAAACCCTGCTGATATTCTCTGTGAAGTGGAAAAAATCCCCTCAATCATAGAGACTCTTAACAAAATGTTGGAAAACGTAAGCACTGTGCACTCCTCTTGGTTTGAGCAGGCATTCCAGTTAGCAACTAAGGTAGCTCCTGAGCAAGTGTGCTTCTCAGAGGAATCCAACAGCTATGAATCTCCAGAGATATATTACAGAGAAAACTTAAGCATTCCTCTCCTCAGAAGTCTCATCGATGAAATGAAGTACAGCTTCTCAGACAGCCACTTAAAGGCCCTGTCAGTCCTGTCCTTGCTGCCCTCCTGCAATCCACAGCCCATTCTGTCAGAGTCCACAGATAAGCCATTCAGTCTCTACCTAACAGATCTTCCTGAACCTGAAGCAGCAGAGCAGGAAATCAACGCCTGGGCCACCGTCTGGAGAGAGAAATACCAGGATGTTGCGCCTCCAACATCTATTGCTGAAACATTAGTCCATCCTGAGTCAAAGAGTCACCCAGCCGTTACCTTACTGCTTAGGCTAGTAGCTGTCCTGCCTAGTGTCAGTATTGAGTGTGACCTGATGAAGACCACTTTGAATTCCATGAGGGATCTATTAAGAAACACTGTGTGCAAAGGCAACAGAACCGTTCACGTGATGCTCCTCTCTCACTACGCCACACTGCAGAGACTGCCAGAAGTCATTGGGAAGTGTATAGAGGTTGATCCTGAAAGCAGTCTGTCTCTTTCACAG GTGATGGACACTTTAGAAAGACTAAAGTTGGACTGTG gaaGCATTGAAGTAAAACCAGTGGCACCAACAGAATCGCATGTGTCCGGTGTAGCAGAGAAGCCCGTCGATGGAGAGGTGAAATCGGCTGATACTGAAGTGATACTGGAGGCTGTTCAAGGACTAAGAACACCCGTGTCTTTCTATGAGACACAACAACGTGAAGAAATTCTCAAGGACCTCTGGGACTCTCAGTTCTTCACAGTTATAACTGAGCAGGCTGTTGAAATTGACAGTGTGCTCTATGTCCCGTTGTGCATCAGGTACTTAAACAAAGAGGACATCCAGTGCGAGGAAACATTGGCTTTCATCCCCTTCAGTGAAGATCCAGTTGTCCTTGCAGATGCTATTGAGACTGCCCTGTCTGAGAAATGGGGGCTCAACATGGAGTACTGTAGAGGACAGGCCTTGCTGAGTGTTGGTGAAATTGGGGCTCAGATGAGGGCTGTAAGTTTAGTAATAGCTAAAAAGTACCCCCAAGCTATAAGAACTGTCAGCTCTGCCTGGTCCCTTAACGTATGGCTGGCTAAATCCTCTCCTGCAGAAGAAGCAGCTGACGGAGCAGTTCTGATAGGTAAAATACTACATTGGCTCACAGAGGATGCAAGACGCCAGAACAAACTGGAAGACATGATCATTCACGTTTTCCAGCACAATGAAGGAAAGGGCAACGAGCTGAGGGACAAACTCATCAAGAACTGGGAGAAGAGTCATGACATGCACGAGGTGATGGTGCAGATCTTAGAAGCAGTCTCGCTTTGCTTAAATGAGCTAAAAGGTGAGGGAAGCGCTTCAGACCAGCAGCAAGCATTGCAGTTCTTCAGTGCGATCAGAAACTTTGAGTTCATCCTATCAACAGTGGTGCAGAAGAACGTCTTGAGTGTTACTAAAAAGCTAAGTCAGTCTCTGCAGGGCAAACCCTTAGACATGTTACTTGCTGTGAATAATTTGCCAGATCTCAAAGCATCCCTCAGTAAACTGAAGAGTGATATTGACACACATCACAAGGCGTGGTTTGAGGAAGCTGTTGCGCTGGCTTCTAAACTTCACGTCACAATGTTGCATTCAGTGCTCCTGGAGCCATTGAGCGAGTTTTACAAAGATTCAGTAAGCATGAAGGTTGTAGAGCACTCAATAGCAGAAATTGATGACCTCTTCACAGAAAAGGTAATGGATACGTTGAGGTGTCTGGAGATTGTGCCTTACGCAATGTCCAAAGTAGAAACCAGCATTCTTAGTGGTCTTGTGTTTCGCCTGTACAAGGAGGACTTGCCAGATCAGGGCTCCCTTCACACTGAGATGAAGTTGTGGAAGGAGAAATGGTTGGATCCCCTGGCAGGTTATCTCCCAACTACTGTGCTTGATACCCTCAAGACGTCACAGATAAGAAGTTATAGTAATATTGAAACTCTCCTCAGACTCCAGGTCATCTTGCCATTTTCAAGGAGGGAGAGCAACTTCAGGCAGGGAAAAAGAAGCTTACAGGAGTTCATACAGCAGGAAAAGAGATCCCTCACTGAGCTACATCCTCTGTAA